Proteins from a genomic interval of Desulfovibrio piger:
- a CDS encoding ParA family protein — translation MHVCAVANQKGGVGKTTTVHNLGMALSRQMKTLLVDLDAQGNLTDACGLASADVQASSYEVMAGDRAVPEAVFPLSNTLHLLPASRDLAVAELAFATRMGRENLLKKALLGLDYDYILLDCPPSLGLLTVNALTAAHSLLIPVQAEYYALAGLELIQQTMQSVREALNPSLSLLGVLLTFYDKRKSLNRDVAEGLRESLGDMLFSTCIRDNVALAEAPSNGKSIFEYRAKSFGAQDYGALANEFLARTRKI, via the coding sequence ATGCATGTTTGCGCAGTTGCAAATCAGAAAGGGGGCGTTGGCAAGACCACCACAGTGCACAATCTGGGAATGGCCCTGAGCCGCCAGATGAAAACCCTGTTGGTCGATCTCGATGCCCAGGGAAATCTGACGGATGCCTGCGGACTGGCCTCTGCCGATGTTCAGGCGTCTTCCTACGAAGTCATGGCAGGAGACAGAGCTGTCCCGGAGGCAGTATTCCCTCTGTCCAATACATTGCATCTTCTCCCGGCGTCGCGGGATCTTGCTGTGGCCGAACTGGCCTTTGCAACGCGCATGGGACGGGAAAACCTGCTTAAAAAGGCTTTGCTGGGTCTCGATTATGACTACATCCTGCTTGACTGTCCTCCTTCACTGGGGCTGTTGACCGTCAACGCCCTGACCGCAGCGCACAGCCTGCTGATCCCGGTTCAGGCAGAATATTATGCGTTGGCGGGGCTGGAACTGATCCAGCAGACGATGCAAAGCGTGCGGGAGGCCCTCAATCCATCGCTGTCTCTTCTGGGGGTTCTCCTGACTTTTTATGATAAGCGTAAGTCCCTGAATCGGGATGTGGCCGAGGGACTGCGGGAAAGTTTGGGGGATATGCTGTTCTCTACCTGCATCCGCGACAATGTTGCCTTGGCCGAAGCGCCCAGTAATGGCAAGAGCATTTTTGAGTACCGGGCGAAGTCCTTTGGCGCACAGGATTACGGCGCTCTTGCCAACGAGTTCCTTGCACGCACAAGAAAAATATGA
- a CDS encoding IS1 family transposase (programmed frameshift) — MQYCPKCASERIVKNGRHLERQRFRCKDCGFQFTRDTPRGRPATEKAMAILLYTLGLSFNAIARIYGVATSTVMRWVRDFAEKTYEKPSPGEAVIIELDEMWHYLHFKKNKLWLWKAYCRDTGQLIDWECGNRDQSTLARLMARLRCWSVWFFCTDNWKVYPREIPEDDLIQGKRGTVRIERNNARQRHWFARFKRKSQVVSRSLRMVDLTISLFARFHVNGQREDILSFF, encoded by the exons ATGCAATACTGTCCAAAATGTGCGTCAGAGCGGATTGTGAAGAATGGAAGACACTTGGAGCGTCAGAGATTTCGCTGCAAAGACTGCGGTTTTCAATTTACCCGTGACACTCCCAGAGGACGACCGGCAACGGAAAAGGCAATGGCCATCCTGCTTTATACTTTGGGCCTTTCGTTTAATGCCATAGCACGTATTTATGGAGTTGCAACATCGACCGTCATGCGTTGGGTCCGGGATTTCGCTGAAAAAACTTATGAAAAGCCTTCTCCTGGGGAAGCTGTCATCATAGAACTTGATGAGATGTGGCACTATTTGCATT TCAAAAAAAACAAACTATGGCTCTGGAAAGCTTATTGTCGCGATACCGGTCAACTCATTGACTGGGAATGTGGCAATCGTGACCAAAGCACTCTTGCAAGATTGATGGCAAGGCTTCGCTGTTGGTCTGTCTGGTTCTTCTGTACCGACAACTGGAAAGTATATCCACGGGAAATACCCGAGGACGACCTCATTCAAGGAAAACGGGGAACCGTGCGAATTGAACGAAATAATGCCCGCCAAAGACACTGGTTTGCCCGTTTCAAACGTAAATCTCAGGTGGTTTCAAGGTCCTTGCGAATGGTTGATCTCACAATATCTCTCTTTGCCAGATTTCATGTGAACGGGCAAAGAGAAGATATTTTATCATTCTTTTAG
- a CDS encoding IS1595 family transposase: protein MAMKNKYAYRSRISEAKIRQLVKLFSVDLTASQIAELSGVNRNTVNRYVTAFRERIARYCEAESPVKGEVEVDESYFGARRVRGIRGRGAREKTIVFGLFKRNDNVYTEIVPDCSRATLQGIIRGRVDLESVIHSDGWRGYDGLVDLGYQKHFRVQHSHNEFSNKHSHINGIESFWSYAKTRLVRFRGLQKQTFYLHLKECEFRFNHRQENIYLLVLKLLRENPLS, encoded by the coding sequence ATGGCAATGAAAAACAAGTACGCATATCGTTCAAGAATTTCCGAGGCAAAAATTCGGCAACTTGTGAAGCTTTTTTCCGTTGATTTGACAGCTTCACAGATTGCGGAATTGTCCGGTGTTAACCGAAACACCGTCAACCGGTATGTGACGGCTTTCCGGGAAAGAATTGCCCGTTATTGCGAGGCGGAGTCTCCCGTCAAAGGGGAAGTCGAGGTTGATGAAAGCTACTTCGGCGCTCGCCGGGTCAGGGGCATCAGAGGCCGTGGAGCACGCGAAAAAACCATTGTTTTCGGCCTGTTCAAACGCAATGATAACGTCTATACGGAAATCGTTCCTGATTGCTCCAGAGCCACTCTCCAGGGCATCATACGTGGACGTGTAGACCTTGAAAGCGTCATTCATTCCGATGGTTGGCGAGGTTATGACGGGCTCGTCGATTTGGGATACCAAAAACACTTCCGCGTCCAGCATTCGCACAATGAATTTTCCAATAAGCACTCACATATCAATGGGATAGAAAGTTTTTGGAGCTATGCAAAAACCCGGCTGGTTCGTTTTAGGGGCCTTCAAAAACAAACGTTTTATCTCCATTTGAAAGAATGTGAGTTTCGGTTTAATCATAGACAAGAGAACATTTACCTTCTGGTGCTAAAACTGCTCAGAGAAAATCCTCTCAGCTAG
- a CDS encoding helicase-related protein codes for MYRTFADVVTKNDLDEQAKQAGLCPLTPPVTGGKPYNDVAERSPNQAEYMNSIIHRMENLPPDPRQDNPLKITNDARKAGLDFRLILPEAEDFAGSKINAAVERIHSIWQGTAADRGTQLVFCDLSTPKGGKVLFTDASPQRDTEFETLLDVDGTLIPERQELAARGTDSLEEGDENGEDATVASDMDAVIALSSRFSVYDDIRSKLVARGIPAEEIAFIHEANTDVRKAKLFSDMNSGHVRILLGSTSKMGAGMNVQKRLVAAHHLDAPWRPSDLEQRNGRIIRQGNLFYERDPDNFSVGIYNYATKQTYDARMWQTIEYKAAAIEQFRKGDLLQRVIDDVQSEAANAAEMKAAASGNPLILMQVQLAADLRKLEALYSQHQRGQHRLRDRLKWLEGTDARLAAAEADHAANLRCRDANTHIVREKDKEKIRIELRTDEGLLTDKDGDKMKDLLLGCVKGVTRNVGAKALFGSYRGFAMHIVRYTQPFGGKDGFRIVVSGPGEQEFRPDNLIYTFDDKLSLSGLFLRMDNFLGKGLDESMEKFREKCRQEKAELATVQDALGKEFPQKAELALARENNSAVIRELQRMQEDASYISQWTPKILQTENTEVNSDSIRSHNKIFAINFGS; via the coding sequence ATGTACCGGACATTTGCCGATGTTGTCACCAAGAACGATCTTGACGAACAGGCAAAGCAGGCCGGGCTGTGTCCTCTGACGCCCCCTGTTACCGGCGGCAAGCCGTATAATGACGTGGCTGAGCGATCTCCGAATCAGGCCGAATACATGAACAGCATCATTCACCGCATGGAGAATCTGCCGCCAGACCCGCGTCAGGACAATCCGCTCAAGATTACCAATGACGCCCGCAAGGCAGGTCTGGATTTTCGCCTGATTCTCCCGGAAGCCGAGGATTTTGCAGGCTCCAAGATCAATGCTGCTGTCGAGCGCATTCATAGCATCTGGCAGGGCACGGCAGCCGACAGAGGAACGCAGCTTGTTTTCTGCGATCTGTCCACCCCCAAGGGTGGCAAGGTACTCTTTACTGATGCCAGCCCTCAGCGGGATACGGAATTTGAAACGCTGCTGGACGTGGACGGGACGCTGATCCCGGAACGGCAGGAACTGGCGGCACGCGGCACGGATAGCCTTGAAGAGGGAGACGAGAACGGCGAGGACGCGACCGTTGCTTCTGATATGGATGCCGTTATTGCGCTGTCATCCCGCTTTTCCGTGTATGACGACATTCGAAGCAAACTCGTTGCGCGGGGGATTCCGGCAGAAGAGATTGCCTTCATCCATGAGGCCAATACCGATGTCCGCAAGGCAAAGCTCTTTTCCGACATGAACTCCGGGCACGTTCGCATTCTGCTTGGTTCCACCAGCAAGATGGGAGCGGGCATGAACGTCCAGAAACGTCTGGTGGCCGCGCATCATCTGGATGCGCCGTGGCGTCCTTCCGACCTGGAGCAGCGGAACGGGCGCATCATCCGGCAGGGAAATCTGTTCTATGAGCGCGATCCCGACAATTTTTCGGTGGGCATTTACAACTATGCCACAAAGCAGACCTATGACGCCCGGATGTGGCAAACCATCGAGTACAAGGCGGCTGCCATTGAGCAGTTCCGCAAGGGGGACTTGTTGCAGCGCGTGATTGACGATGTCCAGAGCGAGGCCGCCAACGCGGCGGAAATGAAGGCTGCCGCATCCGGCAATCCGCTCATACTCATGCAGGTGCAGCTTGCCGCCGATCTGCGCAAGCTGGAAGCGCTGTATTCCCAGCATCAGCGTGGCCAGCATCGCCTGCGTGACCGCCTGAAATGGCTCGAAGGCACGGATGCGCGTCTTGCCGCAGCAGAAGCCGACCATGCCGCAAATCTGCGTTGCCGCGACGCCAATACGCATATTGTCCGGGAAAAGGACAAAGAGAAAATCCGGATCGAGCTGCGCACGGATGAAGGGCTGCTGACCGACAAGGACGGCGACAAGATGAAAGACCTGCTGCTGGGCTGCGTCAAGGGTGTTACGCGCAATGTCGGCGCAAAGGCCCTGTTCGGCTCCTACCGGGGCTTTGCCATGCACATTGTGCGCTATACGCAACCCTTTGGCGGCAAGGACGGGTTCCGTATTGTCGTCAGTGGTCCTGGAGAGCAGGAGTTCAGGCCCGACAATTTGATCTACACGTTCGATGACAAACTCAGCCTGTCCGGTCTGTTCCTGCGCATGGACAACTTTCTGGGCAAGGGACTGGACGAAAGTATGGAAAAATTCAGGGAGAAATGCCGACAGGAAAAGGCCGAACTGGCAACAGTACAGGACGCTCTGGGCAAGGAATTCCCCCAGAAGGCGGAACTGGCGCTGGCACGCGAGAATAACAGCGCCGTCATTCGTGAATTGCAACGGATGCAGGAGGATGCCAGCTATATCTCACAATGGACGCCAAAGATATTACAAACAGAGAATACTGAGGTTAATAGTGACAGTATAAGATCGCATAATAAGATATTTGCTATTAATTTTGGCTCTTGA
- the tnpA gene encoding IS200/IS605 family transposase encodes MSNYRKGSHSVFSIHLHLVWITKYRKKILSGDIAQRARSLIRGICEKHQVEILKGHIAPDHIHLFVSISPSLAVSKLMQQLKGRTAHAMINEFPLLRRQYWGRHMWARGYFCCSSGNVTDEVIKQYITQQEDADETFRIEGE; translated from the coding sequence ATGAGCAATTATCGTAAAGGCTCCCACAGTGTTTTTTCAATTCACCTGCACCTGGTCTGGATAACCAAGTACAGGAAAAAGATTTTGTCAGGCGACATCGCCCAGAGAGCCAGGTCGCTGATACGCGGCATCTGTGAAAAGCATCAGGTGGAAATTCTCAAAGGACATATAGCACCCGACCATATCCATCTTTTCGTTTCGATTTCACCAAGCCTTGCTGTGAGCAAGTTGATGCAACAACTGAAAGGCCGAACCGCGCATGCCATGATAAATGAATTTCCATTGTTGCGCCGCCAGTACTGGGGACGTCATATGTGGGCGCGTGGCTATTTCTGTTGCAGCAGTGGCAATGTGACCGATGAGGTCATTAAGCAATACATCACGCAACAGGAAGATGCAGATGAAACCTTCCGAATTGAGGGGGAATGA
- a CDS encoding type I restriction-modification system subunit M, with amino-acid sequence MEKKMGKQSTSNIGFEKQIWDAACVLRGNLDASEYKSVVLGLIFLKYISDSFEAKYQELLAAGEGDEEDRDEYTYENIFFVPPSSRWSRIAQAAHTPEIGVVIDEAMREIEKENSRLKDILPKNFARPELDKRRLGDVVDLFTNIKMIEHGNEKDILGRTYEYCLSRFAEQEGKLAGEFYTPSCVVRTLVEILQPYNGRVYDPCCGSGGMFVQSAKFVENHGGTINTISIFGQDSNPTTWKMAHMNLAIRGIEANLGKFHADTFFDDRHPQLKADFIMANPPFNLSDWGADKLKDDVRWKYGLPPAGNANFAWMQHMIFHLAPRGRIGLVLANGSLSSQSSGEGEIRKKIIEDDLVDCIIAMPPQLFYTTQIPVSLWFLARDKKQKGKTLFMDARNMGTMVTRKLRELTGEDIAKLTKTYVAFTEGSLEEVKGFCAIAATADIAKQDYILTPGRYVGIEEQKDDGEPFEEKMGRLTKELSELFQKSHELEAQIKKQLEAIGYEIS; translated from the coding sequence ATGGAGAAGAAAATGGGGAAGCAGAGTACAAGCAATATTGGTTTTGAAAAACAGATATGGGATGCCGCCTGCGTTTTGCGTGGCAATCTGGATGCTTCTGAATACAAATCCGTCGTGCTTGGGCTTATTTTTCTCAAGTACATATCCGATAGCTTTGAAGCCAAATATCAGGAGCTTCTCGCTGCTGGAGAGGGGGACGAGGAAGATCGGGATGAATATACCTACGAAAATATTTTCTTCGTGCCTCCTTCTTCCCGCTGGTCTCGCATAGCGCAAGCGGCGCATACGCCGGAAATCGGTGTAGTTATTGATGAGGCTATGCGCGAGATTGAAAAGGAAAATTCGCGCCTCAAGGATATATTGCCCAAAAATTTTGCCCGCCCGGAGCTGGACAAGCGTCGCCTTGGGGATGTGGTGGATCTCTTCACCAATATCAAGATGATTGAACACGGCAATGAGAAAGATATTCTGGGGCGAACCTATGAATATTGCCTTTCCCGTTTTGCTGAGCAGGAAGGCAAGCTGGCTGGAGAATTTTACACGCCTTCCTGTGTAGTTCGTACCCTTGTGGAAATTTTACAGCCTTACAACGGCAGAGTGTATGACCCATGCTGCGGTTCCGGCGGCATGTTCGTCCAGTCGGCAAAATTTGTCGAAAATCACGGCGGCACAATCAACACCATTTCCATTTTCGGGCAGGATTCCAATCCCACCACATGGAAGATGGCGCACATGAACCTTGCCATTAGGGGGATTGAAGCCAATCTTGGAAAATTTCATGCCGATACGTTTTTTGACGACAGGCACCCCCAGCTCAAGGCGGACTTCATCATGGCTAATCCGCCCTTTAACCTCTCAGACTGGGGCGCGGACAAGCTGAAAGATGATGTGCGCTGGAAATACGGCCTTCCTCCGGCGGGAAATGCCAACTTTGCCTGGATGCAACACATGATTTTTCATCTGGCCCCACGGGGGAGGATCGGGCTTGTGCTGGCCAACGGCTCGCTTTCCTCGCAATCCAGCGGAGAGGGAGAAATCCGCAAAAAGATTATTGAAGATGATTTGGTGGATTGCATCATTGCCATGCCGCCGCAGCTTTTCTATACCACCCAAATCCCCGTCTCCCTCTGGTTTCTGGCTAGAGACAAGAAACAGAAAGGAAAAACGCTATTTATGGATGCCCGGAATATGGGCACAATGGTGACGCGAAAGTTACGAGAACTAACCGGAGAGGACATAGCGAAGCTGACGAAAACCTATGTCGCTTTTACCGAAGGTTCCCTTGAAGAGGTGAAAGGCTTTTGCGCTATTGCGGCAACGGCTGATATTGCCAAGCAGGATTATATCCTCACCCCCGGACGTTACGTGGGTATTGAAGAGCAAAAGGACGATGGCGAACCCTTTGAAGAGAAGATGGGGCGTCTGACAAAGGAACTCTCGGAACTGTTCCAGAAGTCCCATGAGCTGGAGGCACAGATTAAGAAACAGCTGGAGGCGATTGGGTATGAAATATCGTAA
- a CDS encoding restriction endonuclease subunit S produces MKYRKLSELCEYASDKILVSILSRQNYISTENMLQNRGGICDAEILPSTLKVSNFAENDILISNIRPYFKKIWRAKFCGGCSNDILVMRAKQNCNPIFLYYILSSDSFFSYATHTSKGTKMPRGDKKAIMNYQVPDLSYQAQKIIGEFLNVFDRKIELNNKLNDNLAEILQTLYQQQFCYSKGTGNQGRLADLCDYSKTKVAVAELSLSTYYSTENMLPGKAGAVDAASLPTTAQATKCQIGDVLISNIRPYFKKIVYCHSDCGCSADVLCFTPKVSQLSAYLYSTLYVDSFFDFMVAGSKGTKMPRGDKQQIMAYVIHIPTEEEIRTFNKLAIPILGQMESTHRENMRLSSLRDSLLPKLMSGELDVSELDI; encoded by the coding sequence ATGAAATATCGTAAACTATCTGAACTATGCGAATATGCAAGTGACAAGATTTTAGTAAGTATATTATCTCGGCAAAATTATATTTCTACAGAAAATATGCTTCAAAATCGTGGTGGGATATGTGACGCAGAGATATTACCAAGTACATTGAAAGTATCTAATTTTGCAGAAAATGATATCCTTATTTCCAACATCAGACCATATTTTAAGAAAATATGGAGAGCAAAATTTTGTGGCGGTTGTTCAAATGATATACTTGTAATGCGTGCAAAACAAAATTGCAATCCGATTTTTTTATATTATATACTTTCTAGTGATAGTTTCTTTTCGTATGCTACACATACATCAAAGGGCACAAAAATGCCTCGCGGTGATAAAAAAGCTATTATGAATTATCAAGTTCCAGATCTTTCATATCAAGCTCAAAAAATAATAGGGGAATTCTTAAATGTCTTTGATCGCAAAATCGAACTGAACAACAAGCTAAATGATAATTTAGCTGAAATACTTCAAACGCTTTATCAGCAGCAGTTTTGCTATTCAAAAGGCACTGGTAATCAGGGGAGACTGGCCGATCTCTGTGACTACTCTAAAACAAAAGTTGCCGTAGCAGAACTTTCGCTTAGCACTTATTACTCAACAGAAAATATGCTACCTGGAAAAGCTGGTGCAGTAGATGCTGCAAGTTTGCCAACAACAGCACAGGCGACAAAATGTCAGATTGGCGATGTTTTAATTTCTAATATCCGCCCCTACTTTAAGAAGATTGTCTACTGCCATTCTGATTGCGGCTGTTCTGCGGATGTTCTCTGCTTTACTCCTAAAGTGTCACAGTTGTCAGCCTATCTATATAGCACTCTATATGTGGATTCTTTTTTTGACTTTATGGTAGCGGGTTCAAAAGGAACTAAAATGCCGCGCGGCGATAAACAACAGATTATGGCTTATGTTATCCACATTCCCACTGAGGAAGAGATTAGAACATTCAATAAGCTTGCCATACCAATCTTGGGGCAAATGGAAAGCACTCATCGCGAAAATATGCGTCTATCATCTTTACGGGACAGCCTTCTTCCTAAACTCATGTCCGGCGAGCTGGATGTCTCCGAACTCGACATTTAG